A genomic segment from Anticarsia gemmatalis isolate Benzon Research Colony breed Stoneville strain chromosome 12, ilAntGemm2 primary, whole genome shotgun sequence encodes:
- the LOC142977193 gene encoding collagenase-like, producing the protein MKLFVVIVYLALCVVVSAEEILNSSLSDYDYNSTGFPRNIENWEDNNDKLVDRLESKIIGGWFVDISEVPFQAGLLITVNSSATQICGACLYSHTHLLTAGHCIYTEKGYVSSIIVVLGATFLLSEGIRASAIEYAVHPDYNPPNLFISDIGVIRVPPVQFTPVIQPIRLPMGSEINTDYTDWMAMHSGYGLTKPIGNGTRAEERLSAVTFPIISNPVCAQFFPIYRTHICAAHFNASGACSGDSGGPLVVLGNDKRPILVGLASFVRTGCLPGWPTVFTRVTAYLPWIASI; encoded by the exons ATGAAACTATTTGTTGTAATAGTCTATCTTGCTTTATGTGTAGTAGTTTCTGCTGAGGAGATTTTGAATTCGAGTTTATCTGATTACGACTATAACAGTACGGGTTTCCCTCGTAATATAGAGAATTGGGaagataataatgataaattagtCGATCGACTCGAGTCCAAAATCATTGGAGGATGGTTTGTGGATATTAGTGAAGTACCTTTCCAG gctGGACTCCTCATAACCGTTAATAGTAGCGCCACTCAAATATGTGGCGCCTGCTTGTACAGTCACACCCACTTGTTGACAGCTGGACACTGTATTTACACCGAAAAGGGTTATGTAAGCTCTATCATAGTAGTTCTCGGCGCTACCTTCCTTCTTAGTGAAGGTATCCGTGCTTCTGCCATTGAGTATGCAGTACACCCAGATTATAATCCCCCTAACCTGTTCATATCAGACATTGGAGTGATTCGAGTTCCCCCCGTCCAATTTACTC CTGTTATCCAGCCTATAAGACTTCCTATGGGCAGTGAAATTAATACAGATTATACCGATTGGATGGCCATGCATTCAGGATATGGTTTAACTAAACCGATTG GTAATGGTACTAGGGCGGAAGAGCGCCTCAGTGCGGTGACCTTCCCAATCATTAGCAACCCAGTTTGTGCGCAGTTTTTCCCTATTTACCGCACACACATTTGTGCTGCCCATTTTAATGCTAGTGGAGCCTGTTCTGGTGACTCTGGTGGCCCCCTCGTCGTTCTCGGCAATGACAAAAGACCAATccta GTCGGTTTAGCATCATTTGTTCGTACAGGATGTCTACCAGGCTGGCCTACGGTTTTTACAAGAGTCACCGCTTATTTACCTTGGATAGCGTCTATATAA
- the LOC142977384 gene encoding transmembrane protease serine 9-like → MKLFVGALCLALALVASAEEPSPKLSSVYDYHRRSGIPRAVALQKLEAESTETENAGRIVGGSLIDISQVPYQVGLVITINWFWTSVCGGSVISNNRVVTAAHCQHDGVNTATNMVVALGTNTIFSGGVRLSTRDVTMHPQWNPRNAFNDIAVIRLPSSVSFNNVIQPIALPDNHVNNNFDGWNALASGFGATSDGGSGIPSTQRISAVTLPIISNAACTAVYGEWMHNTNICTSGAGGRGTCGGDSGGPLAVLINNSRVLVGVTSYGSSNGCQAGDPAAFARVTSFISWIHSQKQVSLSMMKVFVGAVCLVLALAVSAEEFSEERPSAYDYHRRFGIPKAAEIKKWEDDTEGLPESQRIVGGWNIDISQVPYQAGLVIQVNWHFTSVCGASLISHNRLLTAAHCQNDGNMVANSFTVVLGSNFLFSGGLRLVTRDVVMHPTWNHNTLLADIAVMRIASIGFSNIVQPIALPSGNEAGWDFNGWTAMASGFGLTVNGGSIPSNQRISAVNVPVISNSDCRRVYGQWMHNSNICTNGAGGRGTCQGDSGGPLVVTSNNRRIQIGVTSYGSWRGCQAGDPSAFARVTSFLSWIRTI, encoded by the exons ATGAAACTGTTTGTTGGTGCCTTGTGCCTTGCGTTGGCCTTAGTGGCCTCCGCTGAAGAGCCTTCTCCTAAACTAAGCTCGGTCTACGACTACCACAGGCGCTCTGGTATTCCCCGCGCTGTTGCACTACAGAAATTAGAAGCAGAATCTACCGAAACTGAAAATGCCGGAAGAATCGTCGGTGGCTCACTCATTGATATCAGCCAAGTGCCTTAccag gtCGGTCTTGTGATCACCATCAACTGGTTCTGGACATCAGTATGCGGTGGTTCAGTGATCTCTAACAATCGCGTAGTGACTGCTGCTCACTGTCAACACGACGGTGTGAACACCGCTACTAATATGGTAGTCGCCCTCGGCACTAACACCATCTTCTCTGGCGGTGTTCGTCTCTCTACCAGAGATGTAACCATGCACCCTCAATGGAACCCCCGCAATGCTTTCAACGACATTGCTGTCATCCGTCTACCCAGCTCTGTCTCCTTCAACA aCGTGATCCAGCCCATTGCTCTACCCGACAACCACGTAAACAATAATTTCGACGGTTGGAACGCCCTCGCCTCAGGATTTGGTGCAACTTCTGACGGTG GATCCGGTATCCCATCCACTCAGCGCATTAGTGCCGTGACCCTGCCCATTATAAGTAACGCTGCGTGCACTGCTGTGTACGGTGAATGGATGCACAACACCAACATCTGCACAAGCGGCGCCGGCGGCAGAGGCACTTGCGGCGGTGACTCCGGCGGCCCTCTTGCTGTCCTCATCAACAACAGCAGAGTCTTG GTCGGAGTGACGTCTTACGGTTCCAGCAATGGTTGCCAGGCTGGTGACCCCGCTGCTTTTGCCAGAGTTACTAGCTTCATCTCCTGGATCC ATAGTCAG aaacaagTTTCTTTGTCAATGATGAAGGTATTTGTTGGAGCCGTGTGCTTGGTGCTGGCCCTAGCGGTCTCAGCAGAGGAGTTCTCCGAAGAGAGGCCCTCGGCTTACGACTACCACCGACGCTTTGGTATTCCTAAAGCTGCCGAGATCAAGAAATGGGAGGATGACACCGAAGGCTTGCCTGAAAGCCAAAGAATCGTTGGAGGCTGGAATATTGACATCAGCCAAGTCCCTTACCAG GCTGGTTTAGTGATCCAAGTGAACTGGCACTTCACATCAGTGTGTGGCGCTTCCCTCATCTCCCACAACCGTTTGTTGACGGCCGCCCATTGTCAAAATGACGGTAACATGGTCGCCAACTCGTTCACCGTGGTGCTCGGCTCCAACTTCCTCTTCAGCGGCGGCCTACGTCTGGTCACCAGGGATGTTGTGATGCACCCCACTTGgaaccacaatactcttttagcCGACATCGCTGTTATGCGTATTGCTTCCATTGGATTCTCCA aCATTGTCCAGCCCATTGCCTTACCTAGCGGAAACGAAGCTGGATGGGACTTCAACGGCTGGACCGCGATGGCTTCTGGATTTGGTTTAACCGTAAATG GTGGCAGTATTCCAAGCAACCAGCGCATCAGCGCGGTGAATGTGCCAGTCATAAGCAACTCTGATTGCCGTCGCGTCTACGGACAATGGATGCACAACTCCAATATCTGCACCAATGGCGCCGGCGGCAGAGGAACTTGCCAGGGTGACTCCGGAGGTCCTCTCGTCGTCACCAGCAACAATAGGAGAATCCAG ATCGGTGTGACATCATACGGTTCCTGGAGAGGCTGTCAAGCTGGCGACCCATCTGCCTTCGCCAGAGTCACTTCTTTCCTCAGCTGGATCAGGACTATCTAA
- the LOC142977385 gene encoding transmembrane protease serine 9-like, with amino-acid sequence MKLFIGIVCLTLALAAYAKDLSSLEVSPVYDYHRRFGIPRATELRKLEAESTATENGQRIVGGWIVDITQVPYQVGLVITINWSWTSVCGGSLISNNRVVTAAHCQHDGVNTATGMTVALGTNTIFTGGVRLTTRDVTMHPQWNPRNALSDIAVIRLPSSVSFNNAIQPIALPINHLNNNFNNWDALASGFGATSNGAGIPSTQRISAVNLPVISHATCLAMYPDWIHSSNICTSGAGGRGTCSGDSGGPLAVLINNSRVLIGVSSFVSGRGCQAGDPAAYARVTSFVAWILYKLCGCMILLTFVIKMKLLISSVVCCALALVAFAEEPSSPEVSPVFDYHRRFGIPRATELKKLEAESTVNEEGQRIVGGWIVDITQVPYQVGLVITINWSWTSVCGGSVISNSRVVTAAHCQHDGVNTATGMTVALGTNTIFSGGIRLHTWDVTMHPQWNPNNAFNDIAVIRLPVFVTYNQVIQPIALPDNHLNNDFNNWSALASGFGVTADGSGIPTSQRISAVNLPVITNAACRAVYPSWVHNTNICTSGAGGRGTCGGDSGGPLAVLINNSRVLIGVTSFGSTRGCQAGEPAAFARVTSFVSWIRSI; translated from the exons ATGAAGCTGTTTATTGGTATCGTGTGCCTTACGCTGGCCTTAGCAGCGTATGCCAAAGATTTGTCCTCTCTTGAAGTAAGTCCGGTCTACGATTACCACAGACGCTTTGGTATTCCTCGCGCTACAGAGCTCCGGAAACTTGAAGCAGAGTCTACTGCCACCGAAAATGGCCAGAGAATTGTTGGAGGATGGATTGTTGACATCACCCAAGTGCCATATCAG GTTGGTTTAGTTATAACTATCAACTGGTCCTGGACATCGGTATGCGGTGGTTCCTTGATCTCAAACAATCGCGTAGTGACAGCTGCTCACTGTCAACACGACGGTGTGAACACGGCCACTGGCATGACCGTTGCTCTCGGTACCAACACCATCTTCACTGGCGGCGTTCGTCTCACTACAAGGGATGTTACGATGCACCCTCAATGGAACCCTAGGAATGCTTTGAGTGATATCGCTGTCATTCGTCTGCCTAGCTCTGTCTCTTTCAACA acgCAATCCAGCCCATAGCCCTGCCCATCAATcacttaaacaataatttcaacaaCTGGGACGCGCTCGCTTCTGGATTTGGTGCAACTTCGAATG GTGCTGGCATTCCATCTACTCAGCGCATCAGTGCAGTGAACTTGCCTGTCATCTCTCATGCGACGTGCCTTGCAATGTACCCGGACTGGATCCATAGCTCCAACATCTGTACTAGCGGCGCTGGTGGCAGAGGCACGTGCAGTGGTGACTCCGGTGGTCCTCTCGCCGTTCTCATCAACAACAGCCGAGTTTTG ATCGGTGTATCATCGTTCGTTTCTGGCCGTGGATGTCAGGCTGGTGACCCCGCTGCCTACGCCCGAGTCACAAGCTTCGTGGCCTGGATCC tatataaattgTGTGGTTGTATGATACTGCTcacatttgttattaaaatgaaattattaattagtagCGTCGTTTGCTGCGCGTTGGCTTTAGTGGCCTTTGCCGAAGAGCCGTCTTCTCCTGAAGTTAGTCCGGTCTTCGACTACCATAGACGCTTCGGTATTCCTCGCGCTACCGAACTTAAGAAGCTTGAAGCAGAGTCGACCGTGAATGAAGAAGGCCAAAGAATCGTTGGAGGCTGGATTGTAGACATCACTCAAGTGCCATATCAG gttggTCTTGTGATCACTATCAACTGGTCTTGGACATCAGTATGCGGTGGTTCAGTGATCTCTAATTCCCGCGTAGTGACAGCGGCTCACTGCCAGCACGATGGTGTCAACACGGCCACTGGCATGACCGTTGCTCTCGGTACTAATACCATCTTCTCCGGCGGTATTCGCCTTCATACCTGGGACGTTACTATGCATCCCCAATGGAATCCAAATAACGCTTTTAATGACATCGCTGTCATTCGTCTACCAGTATTCGTGACCTACAACC AGGTGATCCAGCCTATTGCTCTACCCGACAATCATTTAAACAATGATTTCAACAATTGGAGCGCGCTCGCTTCTGGCTTTGGCGTAACTGCTGATG gtTCTGGAATTCCAACATCACAACGCATTAGTGCTGTGAACTTGCCCGTCATTACAAACGCGGCATGCAGAGCCGTGTACCCGAGCTGGGTTCACAATACTAACATCTGCACAAGCGGCGCCGGTGGCAGAGGCACTTGCGGCGGTGACTCCGGCGGCCCTCTTGCTGTTCTCATCAACAACAGCAGAGTTTTG atcggtgtgacgtcatttggcTCTACCCGAGGCTGCCAGGCTGGAGAACCTGCCGCCTTTGCCAGAGTTACTAGCTTTGTGTCCTGGATCCGCTCTATCTAA
- the LOC142977195 gene encoding collagenase-like, with product MKLIVSTACIALALVAFAEGLPSVNSPDYDYHRRFGIPRATELKKLEEGIQAGRTQRIPVPPIIDISQVPYQAGLVIQVSTFTSVCGATLISQNRLLTASGCQDDGYYVADGMTVVLGSNFVFFGGLRIFTRDIHIYPNPTIGPNQNDIAIIRLTGFVPLSNVIQPITLPYGLEDYDFVGWTALVSGFLQTYNDDGVRERQRLRASNLTIISKEACSDLGLWVDTSICAVNTGGWGFTDHGGPLAVLMGNTRVLIGIPTYTSGFGIYPGEPIAYTRVSRFLDWIQSFE from the exons ATGAAACTGATTGTTAGTACTGCGTGCATTGCGTTGGCTTTAGTGGCCTTCGCTGAAGGTTTACCTAGTGTTAATAGTCCGGACTACGACTACCACAGGCGCTTTGGTATTCCTCGTGCTACTGAACTTAAGAAGCTAGAAGAAGGAATACAAGCTGGAAGAACACAAAGAATCCCAGTACCACCCATCATCGACATCTCTCAAGTGCCTTATCAA gCTGGCCTCGTTATTCAAGTGTCTACTTTCACATCAGTTTGTGGTGCTACTTTAATCTCTCAAAACCGTTTGCTGACTGCTAGCGGCTGTCAAGACGATGGTTACTATGTAGCTGACGGGATGACTGTGGTTCTTGGCTCTAATTTTGTCTTCTTCGGTGGTTTGCGTATCTTCACTAGAGATATCCATATTTACCCGAATCCAACGATAGGTCCAAACCAAAATGATATCGCTATTATTCGTCTTACTGGCTTTGTTCCTCTCTCTA aTGTGATTCAACCTATCACTCTACCCTATGGTCTCGAAGACTACGACTTCGTTGGCTGGACTGCACTCGTTTCTGGGTTCCTCCAAACTTATAATG ATGATGGCGTGCGTGAAAGACAACGTTTAAGAGCCTCAAATTTGACCATCATTTCGAAAGAAGCATGCTCTGATCTGGGGCTGTGGGTCGACACAAGCATCTGCGCTGTTAATACTGGCGGCTGGGGCTTCACTGACCATGGCGGTCCCTTAGCAGTTCTCATGGGCAACACCAGAGttttg ATTGGCATACCAACATATACCTCCGGCTTTGGCATATACCCTGGTGAACCGATAGCCTACACCAGAGTTTCTCGATTCTTAGACTGGATTCAGTCGTTCGAATAA
- the LOC142977192 gene encoding brachyurin-like, with product MKPFIGVVCLALAAVAFAEEISSSELSPVFDYHRRFGIPRAAELKKLEEEEIRTGSSQRIVGGNVVDISAVPYQAGLVITLNFFWTSVCGASLISQNRLITAAHCQNDGNNVANGMTVVLGHNFIFVGGLRIFTRDIHMHPAWNPNNAANDIAVIRLTSSVAFSNVIQPIALPNGLESNTFVDWTALASGWGRTVNGGEIPEFQRISAVNLPIITNEACTVAYGPWVHNSNICTSGAGGRGTCGGDSGGPLAVLIDNTRVLIGVTSYGSARGCQAGDPAAFARVTSFLVWIRSFL from the exons ATGAAACCGTTCATTGGTGTCGTGTGCCTTGCGTTGGCCGCAGTAGCCTTCGCTGAAGAGATTTCCTCTTCTGAACTCAGTCCGGTCTTCGACTACCACAGACGCTTCGGTATTCCTCGCGCTGCCGAACTCAAGAAGctagaagaagaagaaatcaGAACTGGAAGTAGTCAAAGAATCGTTGGAGGAAACGTTGTTGACATCAGTGCTGTTCCTTACCAG GCTGGTCTTGTGATCACTCTGAATTTCTTCTGGACATCAGTATGCGGTGCTTCTCTCATTTCTCAAAACCGTTTGATAACCGCTGCCCATTGTCAAAACGACGGTAACAATGTCGCCAACGGTATGACTGTGGTCCTTGGCCACAACTTCATCTTCGTCGGCGGTCTTCGTATCTTCACTAGAGACATCCACATGCACCCCGCCTGGAACCCCAACAATGCTGCCAACGACATCGCTGTCATTCGTCTGACCTCCTCTGTTGCCTTCTCCA acGTAATTCAACCTATCGCTCTTCCCAATGGACTTGAAAGCAACACCTTCGTGGACTGGACCGCGCTCGCTTCTGGATGGGGCCGAACTGTTAATG GTGGTGAAATTCCCGAGTTCCAACGCATAAGCGCTGTGAATCTGCCCATCATCACGAACGAAGCGTGCACTGTTGCTTACGGTCCTTGGGTCCATAACAGCAACATCTGTACGAGCGGTGCTGGCGGCAGAGGTACCTGCGGCGGTGACTCCGGCGGACCCCTCGCTGTACTCATCGATAACACCAGAGTCTTG ATCGGTGTGACATCATACGGCTCTGCCCGCGGCTGCCAGGCCGGTGACCCCGCTGCCTTCGCCAGAGTGACTAGCTTCTTAGTCTGGATCCGCTCGTTCCTGTAA